A region of the Streptomyces sp. NBC_00442 genome:
GACGACGATCCGCCACCCGGCGGCGCCCACACAGACTCCGTCGTCGTTGTACGCGGCGGTGAAGCGCAGCCCCTGGGCGTGCCCCTCGCCGTAGATCTCGGCGAAGAGCTCTTCGGTGAGGTGGGGGCGGAGTTCGCTGAGTACCGGCAGCAGGTCGTCCGTCAGACGCGGGTCGCCCGGCTCAAGGTCGATGATCTTCATACCGGGAAGGGTAGAGGGAGTGCCCCCGGCCCGCGAGCTCCCGGCCGGCGGGATTCCGGCCGGCGGGATTCCGGTCGGCGAGGCCCTTGCCCGAGCTCCCCCGCTCGGGCCGCCCTGGCCGGCGCACCCTGCCGACGCACCCTGCCCGGCACCCCGTTGCTCGTCGATGTGGGCTCAATACCGTCGTTGCGCGCTCGACGCTCGCCATACGCGCTTGACGTCCGCGGCACCGGCGAGGATATTTATCTGCGTCACGCAGCTTCTGCAGCATGCAGCGTATGGTCCCGAGGGCGCCCGCACCGCACCGCACCCCGATGCAGGCTCGATGACGCAGGCTCGATCCCCGTACTCCGCCACGCACCTGCGCCGCCCACCCCGCACCTCCGCACCCCCTCTCAACTCCCCTGATCCGAAAGGTATTTCCACCATGACGGTTCTGATCACCGGCAGCCGCGGCAAGGTCGCCACCACCCTCATCCCGCTCCTGCGCGAGCACGGCATCGCCGTGCGTGCGGCCTCCGCGAGCCCCGACAAGCTGACCGTTCCCGCCGGCGTGGAGCGCGTGGTGTGCGACCTCGACGACCCGGCGACGTTCCCGGCCGCCCTGGCCGGCGTCGAGTCGGTCTTCCTCTACGCCAACCCCCATCACATCGAGGCGTTCCTCGCCGCCGCGAAGGCCGCAGGCGTCCAGCACATAACCGTGCTCTCCTCCAGCTCGATCCTGGAGCCCGGCGCCGACACGAACGCCATCGCGGCCATGCACAGCGCCGTCGAGCGCGGCATCGAGCGGTCCGGCATCGAGGCGACGTTCCTGCGGCCCGGCGCGTTCGCGGGCAATGCGCTGGGCTGGTCGTGGACAGCGAAGTCCGCCGGTTCCGTGGATCTGCCGTACCCCGAGGCCCAGTCGAGCCCGATCCACGAGGCGGACATCGCGGAGGCTGCCTTCGCCGTCCTCACCCGGCCCGAACTGCGCGGCCGCGCCTACCACCTCACCGGCCCCGCGTCCCTGACCGCGGCCCAGCAGGTCGCGATGCTCGCCGAGGCCACCGGGCGTCCGCTCACCGTCAACCCGGTGAGCGCCGAGGCCTGGAAGGCGTCGACGGCCGAGTTCATGCCCGCGACCGTCGCGGACGCGCTGCTCGGCTACTTCGCCTCCCACGAGGGCCACCCCGACGCCGTCACCCAGGACGTCGACGAGCTCACCGGCCACCCGGCCCGCACCTTCGCGTCCTGGGCCGGCGAGAACGCGGACGCCTTCCGGCCCTGAGGAGCAGCGGGCCGGGCCTCGCCAGGTCCGGGTACCCCTGAGGGGCGCGGGGAATTACGCGACCGACCACGCACGGCCCGCGCCCACACCCACACCCCCACCCACACTCGCACCCACGCCCGCACCCGCTAACCGGCCATCGGTGGGCTCGGCGTCACGAAGCCTCGGCGTCGTGCGCCATGAATTCCGTGGCCGGAGCGCGGCGGCAGTGCGATCCTGGCGGCGTGAACGGACCGGAGATCCAGATCGACTTCGCCCCTGAGCTGCACGTCTTCGTAGCGGCGAAGCGCCGCCAGGGGCGCAGCGCCGTCGTAACGGACGGCGCGTCCACCCTCGGCCATGTCGTCGAATCGCTGGGCGTGCCGCTCACCGAGGCCGGCCGGCTGCTCGCCGACGGCCGCGAGGTCCCCGTCTCGCACCTCCCGGTGGCGGGCGAGACCGTCGAGGTGCGCCCCGTCGACCGTCCGCAGGCGGTGCCGGGCGCTCCCCTCCGCTTCCTGCTCGATGTCCATCTCGGCACGCTGGCACGGAGGTTGAGGCTGCTCGGCGTCGACGCCGCGTACGAGAGCGAGGACATCGGCGACCCGGCGCTCGCCGCGCTCTCGGCGCGCGAACAACGCGTCATGCTCTCGCGGGACCGGGGGCTGCTGCACCGCAGGGAGCTGTGGGCCGGGGCGTACGTCTACAGCCATCGCACCGACGAGCAACTGCGGGACGTACTGGGACGGTTCGCGCCCGCCCTCGCGCCCTGGACGCGCTGCACCGCCTGCAACGCGCCGCTGCGCGAGGCCGACAAGGAGTCGGTGGGCGACCGCCTGGAGCCCGGCACCCGCAGCACGTACGAGATCTTCGCCGAGTGCGGCTCCTGCGAGCGGGTCTACTGGCGCGGGGCCCACCATGCGAGCCTGGAGGCGATCGTCGACGAGGCCGTCCGCGAGTTCGGACGGGCCGATCCCCAGTCGCACAACACCGCCTGACGCAAAATCAGAGACGCAAAATCAGATCGGACCGTTGATCAGATCAGCCCGCCCCTGAGGTGTTCGCACTGGACGGTGCTGAGGGCGATCGTGCGGCGCATGTGCGTGGCGATGAGCGCGATCTCGTCGTCCTCGTACGCGTCGAACATGTCCCACCAGGCGCCGTTGAGCCGGGCCCAGACGGCGCCGAGCTCCGCCATCCGCTCGGGCACCACCTCGACGAGCACCCTGCGGCGGTCCTCGGTGTCGCGGCGTCGCGTCACGTACCCGGACTTCTCCAGGCGGTCGACGAGCCGGGTGGCGGAGCCGGTGGTGAGCCCGGTCAGCTCGGCGATCCGCCCCGTGGTGACGGGACCAGGTTCGAGCCCCAGCAGGTTGAGGCACTGCAAGTCCGTCGGGTGCAGGCCCAGATGGTCGGCGAGCGCCTGGTTGAAGAGCGCGTACGACGCCATGTAGCGGCGGGCCACCGCGCCCAGGTCACGCAGCAGATCGGCTCGCGGGCCGCGGCCGGGAACCCCGCCGGCGCTCTTCTTCTGTGCCATGCAGAGAGTGTACGGCGCAGGGGTTGCCCTCGGTTAGCCGTCGCAGCGCGACAACGAGCCCGCGCACGACAACAGGCCGGGCGCGGCAACAAGCCCGCGCACGACATCAAGCCGCGCGCGACAACGGACCCGCCCGCCGGGGCGCCGGCGGTCAGGCCCCCTCGGCCGTCAGATAGCGCTGGACCGTGGGGGCGAGCCACGCGACGACCTCCTCGCGGGACATCGCGGCCGCGGGCGGGAAGCGCAGCACGTAGCGGGTCAGGGCCAGGCCCAGGATCTGCGCGGACACCAGGGCGGCCCGGCGCGGGGCGTCGTCCGGGTCGGGGCAGACGGCGGCGGCGAGCGGCACCATCTGCTCGGAGAAGATCGCCCGCACCCGCTCGGCACCGGTCGCGTTGGTGACGCCCACCCGGAGCAGGGCGGTCAGCACGTCGTCACCCTCCCAGCGGTCGAAGAAGTGGGCGACGAGCGCCGCGCCGAGGCCCTCGGCGGGCAGGGTGCGCGGGTCCGGGAACCCCAGATCGATCTCGGACGCGGCCGCGAACAGGCCCTCCTTGTTGCCGTAGTACCGCATCACCATCGACGGGTCGATCCCCGCGTCCCGGGCGATGGCGCGGATGGTCGCGCGTTCGTAGCCGTCGGCCGCGAAGCGCTCGCGGGCGGCTTCGAGGATCGCGGCCTTGGTGGCTCCGGAGGTGCGTCGGGGGCCACCGGCGGGGGCTTCGGTCGTCATGCCAACAAATGTAGGCCAACGGTTGTTGACACGCCAGTTCCGACGGTTCTACATTTGCCAACAAGCGTTGACCCACAGCCGTTGACCACAGGCGTCGGCCCATCGCGGCCGGCACCCAGGAGGCAGCCATGAACGACTCCAGCGACTCCAATGACTCCATCCACACGGCCGATCCGGCGTTAACCCCGGACGTCCTCGTCGTCGGCTCCGGCCCGACGGGGCTGCTCCTCGCGGGAGACCTGGCCGCCGCGGGCGTGCCCGTCACCGTCGTCGAGCGCAGGCCGCGCGGAATCAGCAACATGACGCGCGCGTTCGGCGTCCACGCGCGCACCCTGGAAATGCTCGACGCCCGCGGCCTCGCGGACGAGCTCATCAAGGGGGGCTCGGCCATCGATCACATGGACATGTTCGGCCACGTGACCCTCGACCTGACCCGGCTGCGCTCACGCTTCCCGTTCCTGCTGGTCTCCCCGCAGTACGAGATGGAACGCCTCCTGGAGCGGCGGGCCGTGGCCGAGGGCGTCCAATTCCTTTATGGGACCGAGCTGCTGAGTCTGCGTCAGGATCACGACGGGGTCACCGCCGACCTGCGCGAAGCCGACGGCGGGCGGCCGCTGACCGCCCGGTCCCGTTACCTCGTCGGCACCGACGGCGCGCGCAGCGGGGTCCGCGAGTCCCTCGGGGTGCCGTTCCCCGGCGCGGCCGTGATCCGCTCGATCGTGCTGGCGGACGTGCGCCTCGACACGGAACCGGACGTGATGCTCACCGTCAACGGCTCGGGCGACTCCTTCGCCGTCATCGCGCCGTTCGGCGACGGCTACTTCCGGGTCATGGGGTGGAACCGCAACCACCAGGCCCCCGACACCGCCCCCGTCGACCTCGACGAGCTGCGCGGCATCGCCCGCGAGGCCCTCGGCGCCGACCTCGGGCTGCACGACCCCCGCTGGATCTCCCGCTTCCACAGCGACGAACGCCAGGCCCCGTCCTACCGGGTCGGCCGGGTCTTCCTCGCCGGGGACGCCGCGCACGTCCACTCCCCCGCCGGCGGCCAGGGCATGAACACCGGCCTCCAGGACGCCGCGAACCTCTCCTGGAAGCTCGCCGCCGCACTGCGCGGCCGCGTCGCCGACCCCGAGGCGCTGCTCGACAGCTACGAGACGGAGCGCCACCCGGTCGGCGCGTCGGTGCTGCGCAGCAGCGGGGCCCTGGTGCGGCTCGCGATGGCCCACACCCCCCTTCAGCGCGCGGTCCGCTCGCTGGCCACCCGCTCCCTCAAGGCCGTCCGCCCCATCGCCGACAAGGCGCTCGGGATGATCAGCGGCGTCGGCATCTCCTACCGGGCGGAGCGCGGATCACACCCGCTCACCGGACGGCGCGCCCCCGATCTGGGCCTCGCGGACGGCCGCCTCTACGAGGCGCTGCGGCGGGGCGAGTTCGTCCTCGTGACACCCCGGGGCGCCCGGAGTGCGGCGCCCGAGGGCGTGGTGCGCGCGCACTGGAGGAGCGGGCGCGGCAGCACGCTGCTCGTGCGGCCGGACGGATACGTGGCCTGGGCGAGCGACAACCCGGACCCGGCCGGGCTCCACGCGGCGCTCGATCGCTGGACGGGGCACGCTTAACGGCGGATGCCGGCCCGGCCGTTCGGGGCCGGGCATCCCAACTGGCAGAAAATGAAGCTTTGTTCAGAACGCGTACGCGTCGCCCGTGGCCAGGGCCAGGACCCGGTGGGTGTTGTTGACCAGGTTGCGGTCGCTGATGCCGCCGTTCCATACGGTGTCGATGTCGACGCCCACCTCGTTGGGAGTGCCGACGGTCGCCACGTCCAGCGCGAGCCGCACACCGCTGCCCGCGCCCCGCATCGCGCCGGTGCCGCAGTGCAGTTCCGCGGGGCCGGTGCGCAGACAGCTGGGCGGCAGGGTGGCGTCCCGGTCGAGCGGCACCGAGAAGCGCAGCCGCACCGTGGCCCCGGCTACCGGCGCGGGGCCGTGGTTGGCCGTCGCGAGCCACACGCCGATCCGGCCGTTCCACAGGGAGACATGGCCGTGGTACGACACGTCCGCCTCGATCCCGGCGTCGGCGGCGCCCGCCACCGGGCCCGAACTCCCCGCCGTCGCACCGTCGTCGTCGCCGGGGCCGGGGCCGGCGGCCCCGCTCGGCGTGCCGGTGGCGATCAGCGTCGCCGCGACCAGGACGGCGACGGCGACGGTCGCCAGGGTTCCGCGCACCCGACCCGGCCGGGCGCTCGCGGCCCCGGCCGCGCCTCCCGCCTCGCCCGACCCGCACGCCCGACGCGCTCCGCCCAATCTGTTCATCACACGAACGACCATGGGCGAAAGGTACCTTTCACCCCGCATTTCGCCGGGACGCCACCCCGAGCGCTCCCGAGCACTCCCCCCGAGCACTCCCCCCCGAGCCCTCTCCGTAACGCCGCATCGTCCGGGGCCGCAACGCCCTTTCGTCCGGCGCCGGGACTACGCACGGTCCGGCGCCGGACCGTGCGTGCCACCCTGTCCCCATGCTCGTCGCCCGCTCCGTGCTCCTGTTCGTCCTGGCCGCCCTGTTCGAGATCGGCGGTGCCTGGCTCGTGTGGCAGGGCGTGCGGGAGCACCGGGGCTGGATCTGGATCGGCGCCGGTGTGCTCGCGCTCGGCGTCTACGGCTTCGTGGCGACGCTTCAGCCGGACGCCGAGTTCGGCCGGATCCTCGCCGCGTACGGCGGTGTCTTCGTGGCGGGCTCGATCGCCTGGGGCATGGTCGCGGACGGCTACCGCCCGGACCGCTGGGACGTCACCGGCGCCCTGATCTGCCTCGCCGGGATGGCCGTGATCATGTACGCGCCGCGGGGCCGCTGAGCGCGCGGGCCCCGGCCGCCGGAGCGGACCCCCGGCCGCCCCGCCTATCCTGGCGGCGTACTCACCACACGCGCGAGGAGCACGACATGACTGCCGCCGGGACCCCGATCGCCGTCGTCACCGGAGCGAGCGGCGGGATCGGTGCCGCGACCGCGCGCGGGCTCGCCGCCGCCGGCTACCGCGTGGTGCTGACCGCCCGCCGCAAGGACCGCATCGAGGCGCTCGCGGCCGAGATCATCGAGGCGGGCCACCAGGCGACGGCGTACCCGCTGGACGTGACGGACCGTGCCGCCGTCGACGAGTTCGCCACCGCGTTCCGCACCATCGGGGTCCTCGTCAACAACGCGGGCGGCGCGCTCGGCGCCGACCCGGTCGCGACCGGCGACCCGGACGACTGGCGCCAGATGTACGAGACCAACGTCATCGGCTCGCTCAACGTCACCCAGGCCCTGCTGCCCGCGCTCGAAGCGTCCGGCGACGGCGCGGTCGTCATCCTGTCCTCCACGGCCGGCCACGCCACCTACGAGGGCGGCGGCGGTTACGTGGCCGCGAAGAACGGCGCCCGCGTGCTCGCCGAGACGCTCCGCCTGGAGATCGTCGGCCGCCCGGTGCGCGTCATCGAGATCGCGCCCGGCATGGTGAAGACCGACGAGTTCGCCACCACCCGCTTCCGCGGCGACACCGAGAAGGCCGCCAAGGTGTACGCGGGCGTCGCCGAGCCGCTCAGCGCCGAGGACGTCGCCGACACCATCACCTGGGCGGTCACCCGGCCCAGCCACGTCAACATCGACCTGCTGGTGGTCCGCCCCCGCGCCCAGGCCTCCAACACCAAGGTCCACCGCGAGCTGTGAGCGGCGGGGCCGGGAAGACGGCCCCGGCCCACTCACCCCTTGACGCAGATGACCTGCTTGAGCTTCGCCACGACCTCCACCAGGTCGCGCTGCTGATCCATCACCTTCTCGATCGGCTTGTACGCGGCGGGGATCTCGTCCACGACGCCGGCGTCCTTGCGGCACTCCACGCCCCGCGTCTGCTCGGCCAGGTCGCGCGTGCTGTACGCCCGCTTGGCCGCGCTCCGGCTCATCCTGCGGCCCGCGCCGTGCGAGGCCGAGTTGAAGGACGCCTCGTTGCCGAGCCCCTTCACGATGTACGAGCCCGTGCCCATGGAGCCCGGGATGATCCCGAAGTCCCCCGAGCCCGCCCGGATCGCTCCCTTGCGGGTGACCAGCAGGTCCATGCCGTCGTACCGCTCCTCCGCCACGTAGTTGTGGTGGCAGGAGATGACCTCCTCGAAGGCGACCCGGGCCTTCTTGAACTCCTTGCGCACGACGTCCTGGAAGAGGGCCATCATGACCGCCCGGTTGTACTTGGCGTACTCCTGCGCCCAGAACAGGTCGTTGCGGTACGCCGCCATCTGCGGGGTGTCCGCGACGAAGACGGCGAGGTCACGGTCGACGAGGTTCTGGTTGTGCGGCAGTTCGCGGGCCACGCCGATGTGGAAGTCGGCGAGCTCCTTGCCGATGACGCGCGAACCGGAGTGCAGCATCAGCCAGACCGCGCCCGACTCGTCCAGACAGAACTCCACGAAGTGGTTGCCGGAGCCGAGCGTCCCCATCTGCTGGGCTGCGCGCTCCTCACGGAACCTGACCGGCTCGGCGATCCCCCCGAACCGCTCCCAGAGCCCGTTCCACCCCGCCACCGGGAAGCCGTGCAGGCGGCCCGGGTCCACCGGCGAACGGTGCAGGCCCCGTCCCACCGGAATGGCCTGCTCGATCTTGGAGCGGAGCCGGGAGAGGTCGCCCGGCAGGTCGTTGGCGGTCAGCGAGGTCTTGACCGCGGACATGCCGCAGCCGATGTCGACGCCCACGGCGGCCGGACACACCGCGCCGTGCATGGCGATGACCGAGCCGACCGTGGCGCCCTTGCCGTAATGCACGTCCGGCATCACCGCGAGCCCCTTGATCCACGGCAGGGTGGCGACATTGTGCAGCTGCTGCATCGCGCCCGCGTCGACGGACGCCGGGTCGGTCCACATCCTGATGGGCACCCGAGCACCGGGCATCTCCGTGTACGACATAATTCTGCGATCCCCCGTGAGTGAAAACGTAAGCGAAAAGCGGCACCAGGGCCCAAAACGGCACGTATGGCAAAACTGGTACCAACGCCCACAACCAGGACAGTGGACCGGCGTTCACAGGTGCACGTGCGATACACATTGTGTCCGGCCACCGCCCTGCGGCGGCAACCCGTTTTCCCTCACCGCCGTCCTGCTGGAAGGAGCCTTCGAACCGTGCAGCGAAAGGCGTACGTGCCTGGTCTCGCACTTCTGGTGGCGCTCGCCTCCGGCTGTTCCGCGGCCTCCGGATCCGACGGATCGAGCACCGACTCCAAGGGCGGCGTGACCAAATCCGCCGTCGCGCCGCCCGGCAAGTACCGCACCCTGCCCGAGCCGTGCCACGCGGTGAGCCAGAGCGCGCTCAAGGACATGCTGCCGGGCGCGGCCGCCCTCCCCGAGGCCGACGCAACCAAGGAGTACGCCGGCTCCGCCGACCTGACCTACGACACCGACCGCAGGGTCGGCTGCCGCTGGAAGGACGAGACGGCCGACGGTGTGCGAAGGCTCACGGTCGACTTCGAGCGGGTGGTGTCGTACGACCCGACGGTGAGCGACGACGACCAGACGCAGGAGCTGTACGCGAAGAAGGAGACGGCGGCGAACCTGCCCGCTCCCCGCAGCTCCGCGCCGGCCGCGTCCGCGTCCCCCAGCCCGTCCGGCTCGCCCGCCTCGGGCGCCCCCGGTTCGCCCGCCCCGGGCGGCTCCGGCGCCCCGGTCACCCCGGGCCACACGGCCTCGCCGTCGAGCGGCGCCCCGTCGCCCGGCGGCACCCCCTCCGCGGGCGGCACGGGCGCGCCGAGCCCCTCCGGCGGCGCCGGCCCGGACGGCCTCCAGCCGCGCAGGCTCAGCGGTCTCGGCGACGCGGCGTTCATCGACGACGTCTCGTCACCGGCCGGCACCGGCGGCGGGGCGGGCGCCGGACAACGTACCGTCACAGTGGTCTTCCGTACGTCCAACGTCATCGTGACCATCGAGTACACCGCCCAGGCCATGGCATCCGCCACGGTCCCCGACAGCAAGGAGCTGCAGGAGCAGGCCCAGGCCATGGCCGGCAAGCTCGTCGAGCAGTTCAACGAATAGCGCGCCCGCGCGAAGAACGAAGAGCGAAGGAATCATGCACCGATCAGCCCCGGCCACCCCCGAAAAGGCGCACGCCCCGGCCCCGCGCATCCGGCTCGCCCGTGTCCTCGCCTGTGCCGCCGTCCCTGTGATGCTCGTCGCAGTGGGCTGTTCCTCCGACTCCGGGGACGCGAAGAAGAAGACGGACTCGACGACGTCGTCCTCCTCGTCCTCCTCCGCGTCCGGCGGCAAGCAGGCGAGCGCCTCGCCCTCCCTCGCGCCGGCCAAGCTCACCAAGCTGCCCGAGGCGTGCCAGTCGATCGCCGAGAAGTCGATCGACACCTACGTGCCCAAGGCGAAGACGAAGGCCGGCGAGGTCGGCAAGACCTCGGACCCGCAGTCGCAGGCCAGCTGCACCTGGAACGGCCTGGAGGACAAGGGCGTCGACGGCTCGAACTACCGCTGGCTCGACATCGACTTCAAGCGCTACGACTCCACGCGGGGCCTCGGCACCGGCGACTCGCTCGCGCAGAAGCAGTTCGACCGGGCGGTCTCGGCGGCCCAGTCGACGGGCGACGCGAAGAACGTGAAGACCGCGCCGGTCTCCGGCCTCGGCGACCAGGCGACCGCCCTCGTCTTCGACCTGAAGAAGGGCGACGCGGACTTCCGCTACGGCATCGTGGTGGTGCGCACCGCCAACGCCGTGGTCGCCGTCGACTACAACGGCACCGGCTACCAGGGCGCGGACGCCCCGGACAGCGGCGACGTCCTGGACGGCGCGACCGCCCTCGCCAAGGAGGCGGTGGCGGCGGTGACCGCCGCCAACAACAAGTAACGCTCGCGCAACCGTACGGAGTCCGGCCTCCCCTGTGGGCCGGACTCCGTACGTATGTGCCAGGCTGTGCCCGCCAGTTGCTTGACAAGGGGAGGGGACGCGGGTGGCCGCGACTCAGCTGACACGGACGCACCGCATTCTGATCGGGGTGGTGGTCGCGGGTGCCGTGGTGATCGCCGGGATCGGTTTCGCGGGTTCGTATGCCGCGGTCCGCGAGCTCGCGCTGCAGAAGGGATTCGGGAACTTCTCCTACGTCTTCCCCGTAGGCGTCGACGCGGGCATCTGTGTGCTGCTCGCCCTCGACCTGCTGCTGACCTGGATGCGCATCCCGTTCCCGCTGCTGCGCCAGACCGCCTGGCTGCTCACCGCCGCGACGATCGCCTTCAACGGCGCCGCCGCCTGGCCGGACCCGCTGGGCGTGGGCATGCACGCGGTGATCCCGGTCCTGTTCGTCGTCTCCGTCGAGGCGGCACGGCACGCGGTCGGCCGGATCGCCGACATCACCGCCGACAAGCACATGGAGGGCGTCCGCCTCACCCGCTGGCTGCTCTCGCCCATTCCGACGTTCCGCCTGTGGCGGCGGATGAAGCTGTGGGAGCTGCGCAGCTACGAGCAGGTCATCAAGCTCGAACAGGACCGGCTGGTCTACCGCGCCCGCCTCCAGGCCGTCTACGGCCGCGCCTGGCGCCGCAAGGCGCCCATCGAGTCGCTGATGCCGCTGCGGCTCGCCAAGTTCGGCGTGCCGCTCGCCGAGACCGCGCCCGCGGGCCTCGCCGCGGCCGGCATGGAACCGGTGCTGCTGCCGCCCCCGCCGGTGGCCGCGCGCCCCGAGCCGCAGCCGGAACTTCCTCCCGCGCACGCGCACACCCCGCCCGACGAGCCCCCGCTCGCGGCCCGGCAGCCCCAGGCCCCGGCGCCCCAGGAGCAGCAGGCGTACGCCGGACCGGAGCAGCCGACCACGCACGAGAGCCCGTGGTTCGCCGCCCAGCACGTCTCGCCCGAGGAGTACGCGGGCACGTACGACCCGGCCTTCCCCGACGCCGGCCCCGAGCAGGCACCGGGACCGGAGCAGGCGCCGGGACGCAGCCAGGCGCAGGGGCCCGGCCCGGCACAGGCCCCGCAGCAGGCATCGGCCGCTCAGCAGGCACCCGGTCCGCAGCAGGCGCCCGGTCCGCAGCAGACGCAGGGCCCCCAGCAGGTGCGGGACGCCGAGCAGGCGCCGGAGCCCGTGATGGTTCCCTCGGGGCCCGGCCGCGAACGCCCCCTCGGCGTGCCGGCCCCTCGCGCGGGCGTACCGCAGCCCGCGCCGGAGCCGGACCCCGTCGTCGAAGCGACCCCGACGGAGGACGAGTTCGCCCAGTTCGCGGACCTCGCCTACGACGTCTTCCGCCAGCACGTGAACACCGAGGGCGACTACCCGACC
Encoded here:
- a CDS encoding RtcB family protein — encoded protein: MSYTEMPGARVPIRMWTDPASVDAGAMQQLHNVATLPWIKGLAVMPDVHYGKGATVGSVIAMHGAVCPAAVGVDIGCGMSAVKTSLTANDLPGDLSRLRSKIEQAIPVGRGLHRSPVDPGRLHGFPVAGWNGLWERFGGIAEPVRFREERAAQQMGTLGSGNHFVEFCLDESGAVWLMLHSGSRVIGKELADFHIGVARELPHNQNLVDRDLAVFVADTPQMAAYRNDLFWAQEYAKYNRAVMMALFQDVVRKEFKKARVAFEEVISCHHNYVAEERYDGMDLLVTRKGAIRAGSGDFGIIPGSMGTGSYIVKGLGNEASFNSASHGAGRRMSRSAAKRAYSTRDLAEQTRGVECRKDAGVVDEIPAAYKPIEKVMDQQRDLVEVVAKLKQVICVKG
- a CDS encoding MarR family winged helix-turn-helix transcriptional regulator, with amino-acid sequence MAQKKSAGGVPGRGPRADLLRDLGAVARRYMASYALFNQALADHLGLHPTDLQCLNLLGLEPGPVTTGRIAELTGLTTGSATRLVDRLEKSGYVTRRRDTEDRRRVLVEVVPERMAELGAVWARLNGAWWDMFDAYEDDEIALIATHMRRTIALSTVQCEHLRGGLI
- a CDS encoding NAD(P)H-binding protein gives rise to the protein MTVLITGSRGKVATTLIPLLREHGIAVRAASASPDKLTVPAGVERVVCDLDDPATFPAALAGVESVFLYANPHHIEAFLAAAKAAGVQHITVLSSSSILEPGADTNAIAAMHSAVERGIERSGIEATFLRPGAFAGNALGWSWTAKSAGSVDLPYPEAQSSPIHEADIAEAAFAVLTRPELRGRAYHLTGPASLTAAQQVAMLAEATGRPLTVNPVSAEAWKASTAEFMPATVADALLGYFASHEGHPDAVTQDVDELTGHPARTFASWAGENADAFRP
- a CDS encoding Mut7-C RNAse domain-containing protein; this translates as MNGPEIQIDFAPELHVFVAAKRRQGRSAVVTDGASTLGHVVESLGVPLTEAGRLLADGREVPVSHLPVAGETVEVRPVDRPQAVPGAPLRFLLDVHLGTLARRLRLLGVDAAYESEDIGDPALAALSAREQRVMLSRDRGLLHRRELWAGAYVYSHRTDEQLRDVLGRFAPALAPWTRCTACNAPLREADKESVGDRLEPGTRSTYEIFAECGSCERVYWRGAHHASLEAIVDEAVREFGRADPQSHNTA
- a CDS encoding FAD-dependent monooxygenase; the encoded protein is MNDSSDSNDSIHTADPALTPDVLVVGSGPTGLLLAGDLAAAGVPVTVVERRPRGISNMTRAFGVHARTLEMLDARGLADELIKGGSAIDHMDMFGHVTLDLTRLRSRFPFLLVSPQYEMERLLERRAVAEGVQFLYGTELLSLRQDHDGVTADLREADGGRPLTARSRYLVGTDGARSGVRESLGVPFPGAAVIRSIVLADVRLDTEPDVMLTVNGSGDSFAVIAPFGDGYFRVMGWNRNHQAPDTAPVDLDELRGIAREALGADLGLHDPRWISRFHSDERQAPSYRVGRVFLAGDAAHVHSPAGGQGMNTGLQDAANLSWKLAAALRGRVADPEALLDSYETERHPVGASVLRSSGALVRLAMAHTPLQRAVRSLATRSLKAVRPIADKALGMISGVGISYRAERGSHPLTGRRAPDLGLADGRLYEALRRGEFVLVTPRGARSAAPEGVVRAHWRSGRGSTLLVRPDGYVAWASDNPDPAGLHAALDRWTGHA
- a CDS encoding YnfA family protein; the encoded protein is MLVARSVLLFVLAALFEIGGAWLVWQGVREHRGWIWIGAGVLALGVYGFVATLQPDAEFGRILAAYGGVFVAGSIAWGMVADGYRPDRWDVTGALICLAGMAVIMYAPRGR
- a CDS encoding DUF3558 domain-containing protein; the encoded protein is MQRKAYVPGLALLVALASGCSAASGSDGSSTDSKGGVTKSAVAPPGKYRTLPEPCHAVSQSALKDMLPGAAALPEADATKEYAGSADLTYDTDRRVGCRWKDETADGVRRLTVDFERVVSYDPTVSDDDQTQELYAKKETAANLPAPRSSAPAASASPSPSGSPASGAPGSPAPGGSGAPVTPGHTASPSSGAPSPGGTPSAGGTGAPSPSGGAGPDGLQPRRLSGLGDAAFIDDVSSPAGTGGGAGAGQRTVTVVFRTSNVIVTIEYTAQAMASATVPDSKELQEQAQAMAGKLVEQFNE
- a CDS encoding DUF2637 domain-containing protein gives rise to the protein MAATQLTRTHRILIGVVVAGAVVIAGIGFAGSYAAVRELALQKGFGNFSYVFPVGVDAGICVLLALDLLLTWMRIPFPLLRQTAWLLTAATIAFNGAAAWPDPLGVGMHAVIPVLFVVSVEAARHAVGRIADITADKHMEGVRLTRWLLSPIPTFRLWRRMKLWELRSYEQVIKLEQDRLVYRARLQAVYGRAWRRKAPIESLMPLRLAKFGVPLAETAPAGLAAAGMEPVLLPPPPVAARPEPQPELPPAHAHTPPDEPPLAARQPQAPAPQEQQAYAGPEQPTTHESPWFAAQHVSPEEYAGTYDPAFPDAGPEQAPGPEQAPGRSQAQGPGPAQAPQQASAAQQAPGPQQAPGPQQTQGPQQVRDAEQAPEPVMVPSGPGRERPLGVPAPRAGVPQPAPEPDPVVEATPTEDEFAQFADLAYDVFRQHVNTEGDYPTVEALDIKLTDEHRVSYPNSAAVLRQLHPQFKRHFEAARAAEDHIA
- a CDS encoding DUF3558 domain-containing protein, whose translation is MHRSAPATPEKAHAPAPRIRLARVLACAAVPVMLVAVGCSSDSGDAKKKTDSTTSSSSSSSASGGKQASASPSLAPAKLTKLPEACQSIAEKSIDTYVPKAKTKAGEVGKTSDPQSQASCTWNGLEDKGVDGSNYRWLDIDFKRYDSTRGLGTGDSLAQKQFDRAVSAAQSTGDAKNVKTAPVSGLGDQATALVFDLKKGDADFRYGIVVVRTANAVVAVDYNGTGYQGADAPDSGDVLDGATALAKEAVAAVTAANNK
- a CDS encoding TetR/AcrR family transcriptional regulator, with amino-acid sequence MTTEAPAGGPRRTSGATKAAILEAARERFAADGYERATIRAIARDAGIDPSMVMRYYGNKEGLFAAASEIDLGFPDPRTLPAEGLGAALVAHFFDRWEGDDVLTALLRVGVTNATGAERVRAIFSEQMVPLAAAVCPDPDDAPRRAALVSAQILGLALTRYVLRFPPAAAMSREEVVAWLAPTVQRYLTAEGA
- a CDS encoding SDR family NAD(P)-dependent oxidoreductase, whose translation is MTAAGTPIAVVTGASGGIGAATARGLAAAGYRVVLTARRKDRIEALAAEIIEAGHQATAYPLDVTDRAAVDEFATAFRTIGVLVNNAGGALGADPVATGDPDDWRQMYETNVIGSLNVTQALLPALEASGDGAVVILSSTAGHATYEGGGGYVAAKNGARVLAETLRLEIVGRPVRVIEIAPGMVKTDEFATTRFRGDTEKAAKVYAGVAEPLSAEDVADTITWAVTRPSHVNIDLLVVRPRAQASNTKVHREL